Genomic DNA from Desulfuromonas versatilis:
TCTTCCACTCCTTTTTGATTCTGGCAATCAGGTTTGAACGCAAATCCACGCGGCGAAATGGCCGTAAAAAGTAAAAAAACAGGCTAATTATACAGCAACAGTTATGAAAAACAACCTCTTTACCACTGGCTCGACCAGGCCGGATGCTGGCAGTCACCGCCCGCCGGGGAAATGCGCCGCGGCCCGCTGCCATCGGCCCGGACGATGTAGATCGCCTTTTTCCCAGCCTCGTCGGAGGAGTAAGCGATGAAGCGGCCGTCGGGGCTCCAGCGGGGATGCTCCTTGTTGCCGGGGCCGAAGGTCACCCGCCGCTCGTCGCTGCCGTCGGGGCGGATGGTGTAGAGATCGAAGCGCCCCCCCTCCATGCGGCTGAAGACGATGCGGTCCCCCTTCGGGCTCCAGTCCGGGGTGGAGTTGTATTTGCCGGCGCTGGTCAGGCGGCGCACGCTTCCCCCCGCGGCGTCCATGATGAAGATGTGCGGGTTGCCCTGGCGGTCGGAGACGAAGGCGACCTGGTCGCCCTTGGGACTCCAGACGGCATCCACATCGATCGCCCACTGGTCGGTAAGCCGCCGGCGGATGGATCCGTCGGTGCCGATCAGGTAGAGCTCGGAGTTGCCGTCCTTGGACAGAGTCAGGGAGATCTCCTGGCCCGAAGGGTGGTAGCGCCCCGAGACGTTGAGCCCGGGCCGGTTGGAGATGCGCGCCTCGCTGCCGGAATAGATCTCTTTGCGGTACAGGTCGGGATTGCGCCCCCGGTAGGAGGTAAAGATCAGCTCCTTGCCCTGGGGGGAGAAGTCGGGGTTGAGGACGATGGCCCGGTGGTCGGTGAGCCGGATCGGATCGTGGCCGTCCACCTCCATCAGGTAAAGCTCCTTGAACCCGGTCTTGTTCGAGATGTAGGCGATGCGGGTGTTGAAGGGGCCGGCTTCGCCGGTCAGGCTCTGCAGGACCAGATCGGCGAAGGCGTGGGCCATGCGGCGCAGATCGTCCACCTTGCCGACGTAGCGGCGGCCGGTGAGCAGGCGCCGGTTGACCACGTCATAGAGCCGCGCCTCCAGCACCAGCTCGTCGCCCCGCAGCGAATAGGCCCCCTTGATCAGCGACTGGGCGCCGAGCATGCGCCACTCGCCGAAATCGACGTCGATGCTGATCAGCCCCAGGCGCTTGGCGTCGCCGAGAAAAGCGGCCGGGTCGACCAGGTTGAACAGCCCGGAGAGGTCCATGTCCCAGGCGAGCACCTCGTTGATCTCCCGGGCGATCTCCGGACGCGCCCCCTGGTCCAGGGGCAGAAACTCGGTGAGCGCCAGCGGGATGGTCTGCTGGCCGGGAGCGCGGATCTCGATCTGGGCCAGGGCCGGGCCGCCGAGCAGCAGGACAAAAAGCAAAGCAGGGATAAATTTGCGGAGCATCAGCTTACTCCATGAGGTCCTTGAGGTTGAAGACAACTTCGACTTCCAGCCGCCCGTCGGGTTTGAAGGGGAGCTGCTTTTCCTTGAGAATCGCCGCCTTGACCGAGTCGTCGAAGGTCGCATCGCCCGAGGCCTTGAGCATCTTGTAGTCGATCAGGGTGCCGCCGCCGTCGTAGACGATGCGCACCTTGGATTCCAGGTCGGTGCGCAGCACCTGGTACTTGGAAAGACTCCAGTTGGCCTTGAGAAAGGCCTGGATCCAGGTCTGCTCCGAAACCCCGGCCTGGGTCCCCTTGCCGTCGGGCATCCCCACCGGCGCATTGGGGACCGCCGAACCGGCGCGGGTGTCGGAGGATGCCAGGGCCGCCAGTTTCTGCTTGAGATCCTCGATGTTCTGCTTCGCCCGCATCTTCTCCACCGCCGACTGGACATCGTTGTAGTTTGCGGCGGGCTTGGCCGGTTTCGGTTCGGGCTTTTTCGGTTCCGGTTTGGGCTCCGGTTTGGGCTTGGCCTCCGCCTTGGGCTGCGGCTTGGGTTCCGGTTTGGGCTCGGGCTTTTTCGGCTCCGGTTTCGGTTCCGGCTTGGGCTCGGGCTCGGGCTTGGGGATCTGCACCGCCGGCTTTTGCGGCTCGACCTTGGCCGGTTCCGGCGGCGCCGGCGGCGGGGCGCTGCTCGGTTCGGCCTTGTCGGGCTGCGCCTTGGGCGGGTCGGGTCGGGCATCGGGCCGGCCGGCCTGGGGGTCCTTGACCGGCAGGTTGACCAGATCGACGTGATAGACCGGGCGCGGCGGCTTGCGGAAACGCGGCAGGATGACTCCGGACATGAGCAGCACCACCACCAGGTGCAGGATCAGGGAGCAGGCCACCATACGGCCCAGCCCCGGCTCGGGGTGCAGCTGGTCTGGGGGAAATTTTTGCGGACTTGCAGGCATCGGCGTGTCAATCGTCGGCGGTCAGGACTTGGGCTCCTGGGCCACCATCCCCAACTTGTCCACCCCCGCCTGGCGGATGGCGGCCATCACCTGGACCACCTTGCCGTAGGGGACCTCCCGGTCGGCCTCGAGAAACACCTCTTTCTCCTTGCGGTCCTTGAGGACCTGCTGCAGCACCGGGATCAGCTTGGCCGGGG
This window encodes:
- a CDS encoding TonB C-terminal domain-containing protein encodes the protein MVACSLILHLVVVLLMSGVILPRFRKPPRPVYHVDLVNLPVKDPQAGRPDARPDPPKAQPDKAEPSSAPPPAPPEPAKVEPQKPAVQIPKPEPEPKPEPKPEPKKPEPKPEPKPQPKAEAKPKPEPKPEPKKPEPKPAKPAANYNDVQSAVEKMRAKQNIEDLKQKLAALASSDTRAGSAVPNAPVGMPDGKGTQAGVSEQTWIQAFLKANWSLSKYQVLRTDLESKVRIVYDGGGTLIDYKMLKASGDATFDDSVKAAILKEKQLPFKPDGRLEVEVVFNLKDLME
- the tolB gene encoding Tol-Pal system beta propeller repeat protein TolB; the encoded protein is MLRKFIPALLFVLLLGGPALAQIEIRAPGQQTIPLALTEFLPLDQGARPEIAREINEVLAWDMDLSGLFNLVDPAAFLGDAKRLGLISIDVDFGEWRMLGAQSLIKGAYSLRGDELVLEARLYDVVNRRLLTGRRYVGKVDDLRRMAHAFADLVLQSLTGEAGPFNTRIAYISNKTGFKELYLMEVDGHDPIRLTDHRAIVLNPDFSPQGKELIFTSYRGRNPDLYRKEIYSGSEARISNRPGLNVSGRYHPSGQEISLTLSKDGNSELYLIGTDGSIRRRLTDQWAIDVDAVWSPKGDQVAFVSDRQGNPHIFIMDAAGGSVRRLTSAGKYNSTPDWSPKGDRIVFSRMEGGRFDLYTIRPDGSDERRVTFGPGNKEHPRWSPDGRFIAYSSDEAGKKAIYIVRADGSGPRRISPAGGDCQHPAWSSQW